The following are encoded in a window of Scophthalmus maximus strain ysfricsl-2021 chromosome 6, ASM2237912v1, whole genome shotgun sequence genomic DNA:
- the ncoa5 gene encoding nuclear receptor coactivator 5 isoform X4 has product MSRRRSRSASPGHYSRSCSSNDPRDLERRIFVGNLPTSDMEKKDLEDLFNPYGKIVGVSMFRGFGFVQFEHVEEAEAAKAAQKGRIYKGYKIDVNMALERRQAKPQTQQSPPRRAPYGSYGDSKEPRPRSRSPVYGRDGRDGREPREPRDSRDGRDSGREPRPGGHSRDHDYRYRSSESRDKDPRGDPRGDPRGDSRGDPRSDPRSDPRNDPRSDPRDPAFSRDDLDRYYRSGSGAEDYYRRKDEPFRDPYRDPWNGRREPEADDRARPEERRRNELYRQYYEELQRRYDTDRPVDCSVIVVNKAQKEYAETVGRKVRDLGMVVDLIFLNTEVSLTQALEDVGRARTPFAIIITQQHQVHRSCTVNILFGTPQEHRNMPMQDAMMLVAHNYDSYKVENREKEREEIARKAAKMADDVLLREADRESHPISVLTAITLLSENRFLTPEELDGLVAYLKDKRTRLVRSAADPLSAPVRVAAPADVPPSAAGLPSSSHSAHTASQSSHLGLSAGPSAAANPSHQQELQAKILSLFTSGTGASVSAGGLPTAASQSQGYGSLGPAPSQNPSRPVMSVPPAAVSQGYGVPQGRMPVAPGGQRPPSSTSGINFDNPSVQKALDTLIQSGPSINHLVGTGASQQQPPARPPPTMGQAPQMSMYPRHY; this is encoded by the exons ATGTCTCGCCGAAGAAGTCGCAGCGCATCACCAGGGCATTATTCGCGCTCCTGCAGCAGTAATGATCCCCGAGATTTGGAGAGACGGATTTTTGTTGGGAATTTGCCAACCTCTGACATGGAAAAGAAGGATTTGGAAGACCTGTTCAACCCATACGGGAAAATAGTCG GCGTGTCCATGTTTCGTGGGTTTGGATTTGTACAATTTGAACACGTTGAGGAAGCCGAAGCTGCAAAAGCGGCCCAAAAGGGTCGAATATATAAAGGTTATAAAATAG atgTAAATATGGCATTGGAGCGACGGCAAGCTAAACCTCAAACCCAGCAGAGCCCCCCACGAAG ggCCCCGTACGGCAGCTATGGGGACAGCAAAGAGCCACGGCCTCGGTCCCGTTCACCTGTTTATGGGCGCGACGGACGTGACGGACGTGAGCCCCGGGAGCCCCGGGATAGTCGTGATGGGCGGGACTCGGGCAGGGAGCCAAGGCCAGGTGGCCACTCTCGTGACCACGATTACCGGTACCGTAGCTCGGAGAGCAGAGACAAGGACCCTAGAGGTGACCCTAGAGGTGACCCTAGAGGTGACTCTAGAGGTGACCCCAGGAGTGACCCCAGGAGTGACCCTAGGAATGACCCACGGAGTGACCCACGGGATCCTGCATTCAG CAGAGACGACCTCGACAGATACTACCGCAGTGGCAGCGGTGCAGAAGATTACTACCGAAGGAAGGATGAGCCCTTCAGGGACCCTTACAGAGACCCCTGGAATGGACGTCGTGAGCCGGAGG CTGACGACCGCGCTCGACCCGAAGAGCGTCGGCGTAATGAATTGTATCGTCAGTATTATGAGGAGCTCCAGCGGCGCTACGACACCGATCGTCCGGTCGACTGCTCTGTGATCGTCGTTAACAAGGCGCAAAA GGAGTATGCCGAGACGGTCGGGCGGAAGGTCCGGGATCTGGGCATGGTGGTGGACCTGATCTTCCTCAACACCGAGGTTTCACTCACCCAGGCTCTGGAGGACGTCGGCCGAGCCCGCACTCCCTTCGCCATCATCATTACCCAGCAGCACCAGGTGCACCGGTCCTGCACTGTCAACATCTTGTTCGGCACGCCTCAAG AACATCGAAACATGCCGATGCAGGACGCCATGATGCTGGTGGCCCACAACTACGACTCTTACAAAGTCGAGAACCGCGAAAAGGAACGCGAGGAGATCGCCAGGAAGGCCGCCAAGATGGCAGACGACGTATTACTCAGGGAGGCGGACCGAGAGAGCCACCCCATATCTGTGCTGACTGCCATCACGCTGCTTTCTGAAAACAG ATTTTTAACTCCTGAGGAACTGGATGGTCTGGTTGCGTACCTGAAGGACAAGAGGACCCGTCTGGTGCGAAGTGCTGCGGACCCTCTCTCAG CTCCAGTCCGTGTTGCAGCTCCTGCAGACGTTCCACCCTCCGCTGCAGGACTGCCCTCTTCCTCCCATTCTGCCCACACGGCCTCACAGTCCAGCCATCTCGGCCTGTCTGCCGGTCCGAGCGCCGCGGCGAACCCCAGCCAtcagcaggagctgcaggccaAAATCCTCAGTCTGTTCACCAGCGGCACCGGGGCGTCAGTCAGCGCTGGCGGCCTCCCCACCGCCGCCTCCCAGTCACAGGGCTACGGCTCCCTCGGCCCCGCCCCTTCGCAGAACCCATCGCGCCCGGTCATGTCTGTTCCCCCTGCAGCCGTGTCCCAGGGCTACGGCGTCCCACAGGGCCGCATGCCAGTCGCACCAGGTGGTCAAAGACCCCCGAGCTCCACTTCAGGTATCAATTTCGACAACCCGAGTGTCCAGAAGGCTTTAGACACACTCATCCAGAGCGGGCCGTCAATTAACCACCTGGTGGGCACTGGGGCGTCCCAGCAGCAGCCGCCTGCCAGACCGCCGCCCACCATGGGCCAGGCCCCGCAGATGTCCATGTATCCCCGACACTACTGA